The Drosophila suzukii chromosome X, CBGP_Dsuzu_IsoJpt1.0, whole genome shotgun sequence DNA window AAAGGAGCTTTTTGtttcactttaaaaaagtAGTATAAGAAAGGTTGTTCTGCCTCAGCCTTTGACTAGATGTTTTTCAGTCGTAATTTGGTCAAACCATGGCACACAGCCTACAGAcagactgttttgaacagcttatAACTTCGACTATTGAGCTCCATCACTTTTCGGGAAACTTAATTTTTCACCAATTTACACATTTTTCAAAAGGGGGTACAGTTcgattttttgcaaaaatgtCAATAATAGAAAATAGGTTTAAATGCCAATAgattgaaaattaaacaatgagctcaacgaggtatgataTTCCTCATTCTGAACTTTATTTGCCTTATGCCAGTCAAAACACTGATTTTTAAGGGTGGAAAAGTAAGTAATAAAGAATTTCACTGCactctttattatttttatataaatatttaagacctttcattttgtttttaaaattataaataaataaaaaaaatatatcatgGTAGCTGGGAGAACAGCTTCTCGATCAGAATCAGTATTCGCTTTAGTATTCAATTGAAAACATTCTCGTGAAAGGGGAACAAAATTTTAgttttacataaataaaaatataaaacaaaaagtaTGGACGGGAAAAAGAGCGGAATTGCAACATGTAAACCGGTTTACAAGTTCCAGAAATCAGCGAACATTACAATCAATGGCTATCTAAACTTTTTGACCGAATACAAAAAGCGATATTGCGGAATTTCCCCACAGGTCGTGATACGTTTTGGAGCTAGAGAATGGAACAAGATGAGTCTACAAGAAAAGGAACGGTTTAATCATATGGTAAGTAAGAAATATCTGAGGTATGATAAGTATTTAGTAATTATCAACAAACGTGTGTTAGAAACAACCTTTGGCACCTCAAGGGCTTGAAAATAGGTCCCATGGGGACAGCCCCGATAAGTCTGAGTGGTTGAAACGTAGTCCAGTTCGCTCTCCGTATTCCCGTGAAAGGGAGTCCAGGaacaaaaagaaaaggaaGCCTTCCAAATCAATCAAGGACCAAATCAAGAAGAAAGCCGGACCTCCTTCGCTTCAGCCAAAGAAACGCGGCTTTATACCCTTCATGCGCAGGTTTCAAAGATTGAATAAGGACTTGCCGCCCAATGATATGTTGAAAAAGGCAACTCGTATTTGGTGCCGCCTGCATAAACGCCAGCGCAAACCATTTTAGAACCCACTTTGGTAAAACTATTTCAATTTAAGCCTTACACAAGCAATAACATCTACCATTTTTTCAGAATTGTGAGAACTGGATTGAAAACACTTTCAAATTTTACCCGTGCTTATATATGGATAATTCAAGGGAATCGCTCCGGACCTACGTACACAtgcataataaataaaattccaACTTCAaacgattttaattttgataatTGGCTTTACTTTTTAGTGTTCCTGAAGTCTTTATTTGATATTTtattctgacttttatttgcattatggcagccaaaaaactaataatTTCTTGCGGAAAATAGGATTCAGACTTCAGTCAAAAATTCCCCCTTTTAGCGGGTTTTCAGTTGTAGTTTGCCCAATTTACGGCGTACAACTAAAAGACCGACCGTTTTTAGTAGCtggctacaaatgctatcgatccccagaactttaaggaacatttattttttgacccattttcgcatttcttgtaatttcaaaaatactaattgtttagtggtttttcagccgtagtttagccaaatcaaggcgtacagctaaaagaccgactgttttgaacagcttgctacaaatgctatcgatcctcatcacttccagggaaatttattttttgacccattttcgcattttttataagggggtgcatcagttatttttgggattcagattttggtcaaaaatagtcattttttagtggtttttcagtcgtagtttgaccaaatcaaggcgtacagctaaaagaccgacttttttgagcagcttgctacaaatgctatcgatccccatcattttaaggaacatttattttttgacccattttcgcattttttatgcatcagttatttttgggattaagattttggtcaaaaatagtaattttttagtggtttttcagtcgtagtttgaccaaatcaaggcgtacagctaaaagaccgactgttttgaacagcttgctataaatgctatcgatccttATCACTTccagggaaatttattttttgacccattttcgcattttttataagggggtgcatcagttatttttgggattcagattttggtcaaaaatagtcattttttagtggtttttcagtcgtagtttgaccaaatcaaggcgtacagctaaaagaccgacttttttgagcagcttgctacaaatgctatcgatccccatcattttaaggaacatttattttttgacccattttcgcattttttatgcatcagttatttttgggattcagattttggtcaaaaatagtcattttttagtggtttttcagccgtagtttagccaaatcaaggcgtacagctaaaagaccgactgttttgaacagcttgctacaaatgctatcgatccttATCACTTtcagggaaatttattttttgacccattttcgcattttttataagggggtgcatcagttatttttcggattcagattttggtcaaaaatagtcattttttagtggtttttcagccgtagtttagccaaatcaaggagtacagctaaaagaccgactgttttgaacagcttgctataaatgctatcgatccttATCACTTtcagggaaatttattttttgacccattttcgcattttttataagggggtgcatcagttatttttcggattcagattttggtcaaaaatagtcattttttagtggtttttcagccgtagtttagccaaatcaaggcgtacagctaaaagaccgactgttttgaacagcttgctataaatgctatcgatccttATCACTTccagggaaatttattttttgacccattttcgcattttttataagggggtgcatcagttatttttgggattcagattttggtcaaaaatagtcattttttagtggtttttcagtcgtagtttagccaaatcaaggcgtacagctaaaagaccgacttttttgagcagcttgctacaaatgctatcgatccccatcattttaaggaacatttatttcttgacccattttcgcattttttataagggggtgcatcagttatttttgggattcagattttggtcaaaaatagtcattttttagtggtttttcagccgtagtttagccaaatcaaggcgtacagctaaaagaccgacttttttgagcagcttgctacaaatgctatcgatccccatcattttaaggaacatttattttttgacccattttcgcattttttataagggggtgcatcagttatttttgggattcagattttggtcaaaaatagtcattttttagtggtttttcagccgtagtttagccaaatcaaggcgtacagctaaaagaccgactgttttgaacagcttgctacaaatgctatcgatctcCATCATTTTtgggaacatttattttttgacccattttcgcattatttataagggggtgcatcagttatttttgggattcagattttggtcaaaaatagtcattttttagaggtttttcagtcgtagtttagccaaatcaaggcgtacagctaaaagaccgacttttttgagcagcttgctacaaatgctatcgatccccatcattttaaggaacatttatttcttgacccattttcgcatttattataagggggtgcatcagttatttttgggattcagattttggtcaaaaatagtcattttttagtggtttttcagtcgtagtttagccaaatcaaggcgtacagttatttttgggattcagattttggtcaaaaatagtcattttttagtggtttttcagccgtagtttagccaaatcaaggcgtacagctaaaagaccgacttttttgagcagcttgctacaaatgctatcgatcctcatcacttccagggaaatttattttttgacccattttcgcattttttaaagGGGGtgcatcagttatttttgggattcagattttggtcaaaaatagtcATTTTTTGACATTCCTCATTTTGACCTTTACTTGCATTATGCCAGCCAATTTGTTGACCGATTTTCGCATTTTTCATTTACACGTTTCTTTACAAAGTGGTTGaaaaatttaagttaaaaacttttttaaatttatatttattttatataatgatattcatattatattttttgttatcTTATAGATGTAGAATGGAAATCGTATGTGTCTTGATCAGTGTTTACAGATTtctataatattattattctgCATCAAAAGGTGCGTTTTGAACAGGCGATGTGCTAGTGTACAGTGTACATTGATTTTCCTTTGCTAAGAATTTAGAACTATGTTCTACTTGGATAATAATTAAATGCATAACCACTGTGAACTATGACATTAAGTTAAGCACTCATGCTACTAGCATAATGTCTATTTGCTCACCCTGGCTGTCACTTCCAAGAAGCTGTCCTCCCAATTATGCAAATTCTGAGTACAATTGTGAGGCATGCATCTGTCATTTCTATAGCAAAACCATAGAAAATATGTTTCAAACTAAGAACGACTGATGGAATTTGTGTGTTTTCTGAGCTTCTATATGTGCCATCTAGAAATGCATTCGTTCTTATCGAATATGTCAAGTTTGGAATATAGTGTGGCATATAACAGTACTTATACTTTCCATTAAAACTATCTAAGAGGAAGAAGAAATAACAATGACTAAAACACGAACCTTTGCTTCCGAGATTTGTGCTATAAGTTATATCATGTCAGCCATTAGTCTTTTACCACACATCAATCAACAATTAATAGAAATGATATCAACTCAGCCTacacaaataataataatatgggTAAGATTGTTTGTTTAAGAgttatatttactttaaagaacgaatttaaatataaaccAAAAGAAACCAGAACACTCATCATTACCACCATCGGATTTACCTTCCAGTTCAAcaccttttttatataaatttacaggtatttttaataatttgaaAACAGAGAAGGGGTTTATTGAATAACTGTTTACAGATTTATAAGTTGAAACACTAGATGCCTGGCCATTAtcattaaaaactaaaacatCTGTTGT harbors:
- the LOC108005260 gene encoding protamine-like protein 99C, which gives rise to MDGKKSGIATCKPVYKFQKSANITINGYLNFLTEYKKRYCGISPQVVIRFGAREWNKMSLQEKERFNHMKQPLAPQGLENRSHGDSPDKSEWLKRSPVRSPYSRERESRNKKKRKPSKSIKDQIKKKAGPPSLQPKKRGFIPFMRRFQRLNKDLPPNDMLKKATRIWCRLHKRQRKPF